The genomic interval ATCCAGGCGAGTCTGGTAATAAGCCAATGCCGCTGAATCGGTCTCGACCTTGACCGCTTCCATTTGCTGCTCCACCTCGGTGATCTGGTTCACCCCGTCATTGTAGTACTCGCGCCATTCGTGGACCCGTACGGAATCCAACTGCTCGTCCAGTTTGTCGCAGTCCTTGCGGTAGTCCTTCTTGATCTGGTCATTGCCGCAGGTCCAGGCCAGTGAGTCGGCGTAGGCAATCGCCTGAGCCACCAGCGGGAGGCGATCCTTCAGGTTGGCCTTTTCTTTGGCCAGGTCCCACTTGATCTGGCTGTACCAGTAATAACCTTCCGAATGAGGCCCCCAGTACAAAAACAGCGAGTCCAGCATCGCCTGGGCGAGCTTAATCCGGGCCTCTTCCTTGGACTCGCCATAACCCAGAATTTCAATCTTGGCCGACTGGATATACGCCTTGGCGGGCAGTTTGCGCGCTTTCTCCGCGGCCACGGAACCGACCAGGAGCATCACTATTGTGATGACCAGCGTCAGTTTTAACATCGATTTCACTCAAAACCTCCTTGAGCACAGTCACGGTCTCAAAATGTCGCCCGAATGTAAAGGGTGCCTGGACCCTTGTCAACCGACCAGAATTCATCGATTGGTGAACCGGACTGTAAACCTCACTGTGGTCGTGTCTTCCGCCTTCACGGGCACCTCGAATGTAACCGTGGAGGCGTCCTTCTTTTTGTACTCATGGGTACTCTGCGTGATCTCCCAGAAGCCCCAGAGTTGCTTTTCCACCTTGACCGTCACGGCCTCGGCTTTGCGGTTGCGCAGCTCGATCTCGAATTCCCGCTCCTCCACCTTCTTGGAAATCTGCGACTGATTGACCAGCCTCTCTTCGGCCTTTATGTCGAACGCCGTTCCAACGGTCAGTGCCATCTCTTCGTCTTTCGGCGTGTGCTTGATCTGGTCCTCGCCCAGCAAAATCAGGGAGCCGTCGTCATCAGCCTTGAATAATCGCACCCTGCCGGCGGGAAGCGGCATCCCCAGCCCGGCCTGGGCGGAATTGACAAACTCGACCACCACCTGCACATCGCTTGAACCGTGGCTCGGCCGATAGTAGTAAACTTTCTTTACGGCAGTCGATGCCGGCTCAAACAGAGAAATCTGCTTGGTTTCGTTATTGGCCAGGGTAGCAGAACGGGGGAGTGTGTACATGTGGTATTCGAAGAACGCTTTTTCCTCGAAACCGGCGGGAGCCGTAGCCATGGCAGCAACCTCGAAATCGGCGTACCCTTTTCGCATGGGTGGAGCAGCCCGGTGGATGTCACCGGCAATGAGCTTCAGCCTGGCTTCGGGATAAGTTCTGCCCGAGGTGTTGTTAATCGAGGCCCAGCCGGAGAGATCAAGGTTTGTTTCTTTCTGATCCAGAAGGCCGACATACTCCGCCGCCCAGTTCAGTCCGGAAGTTTGATAGCCCACTCGACATGAGGCTTTCCCGCTGAAATCCGAGCTGTAATTCCAAAAGAGCGTGGGGCGCGTGATAAGGCCTTCGGGAAGGCTGGGGAAATTGGTTTCGACTACTTCGCCCATGGAGACGATCTTCACCTTGCCGGCCTCCTGCATAAGCGTAACCGCGCCGCCGGAATACGCCAGCAGCGTGCCCGAATACACTCCGCCCTGCTTGTCCACCAGTTCGACCCGGTTGTCGATGTATTTTGAGAACAACTGATCGGGTGAGACCAGGTCGTACGCATAGTTCTGCTCGAGGATTGATACCTGCCGATTCTGGTCGACCACCTCGAACCTGACCGAGGCGGCGTCGATCTGCGACGGCACATCGCGGAACGCCAGGCGCCCTGTACCCTTGCTGAATTCAAGTTGGCGCGTTTCGCTTATCACGCCGAGATTACTGTTGTACACGGTCACCGCTAGTTCATCGGCGAGCGCGCTAGTAGCGGAGAATATCGCGGCCGCCACGACTACGAGTTTGAGCCTGTTCATATCCGACCTTTCGTGTCTAAACTCTTATACAATATTCGCGTCCGTCCCGAACCGGTATCAACAATAACGTCATGCGGGCACGGGACTCGGAGTATCTACCGGCGACAAGGGAGTTTCTTCCGGAGGCTGTCCCACAAG from Candidatus Zixiibacteriota bacterium carries:
- a CDS encoding DUF4139 domain-containing protein; this encodes MNRLKLVVVAAAIFSATSALADELAVTVYNSNLGVISETRQLEFSKGTGRLAFRDVPSQIDAASVRFEVVDQNRQVSILEQNYAYDLVSPDQLFSKYIDNRVELVDKQGGVYSGTLLAYSGGAVTLMQEAGKVKIVSMGEVVETNFPSLPEGLITRPTLFWNYSSDFSGKASCRVGYQTSGLNWAAEYVGLLDQKETNLDLSGWASINNTSGRTYPEARLKLIAGDIHRAAPPMRKGYADFEVAAMATAPAGFEEKAFFEYHMYTLPRSATLANNETKQISLFEPASTAVKKVYYYRPSHGSSDVQVVVEFVNSAQAGLGMPLPAGRVRLFKADDDGSLILLGEDQIKHTPKDEEMALTVGTAFDIKAEERLVNQSQISKKVEEREFEIELRNRKAEAVTVKVEKQLWGFWEITQSTHEYKKKDASTVTFEVPVKAEDTTTVRFTVRFTNR